DNA sequence from the Sulfurimonas sp. HSL3-7 genome:
GGGCGCGGTTCGAGCTCTTCGACACGGCAGTTGGCGACAGTGACATTTTTTAGCCCCAGATCGGCCTTGATGAACTGCAGGAAACTGGCACGCTTTTGCAGCGGTTCGCACAGAATGACCTCCGTCTGGGGCAGGGCAAAGGCGAGGATCATCCCCGGGAAACCGGCGCCGGTACCGATGTCGAGAATGGTTTTGACTTCAGGCAGGAAAGAGACCGGATAGACCGCGTCATAGATGAACTTGTCGATCAGCTCATCGTTTTTTGCACCGGTAAGGTTATGGATCTTGTTCCACTTTTTGAGGTGCTCTTTGTAGCGTTCGACATACTTGAAGAACTGTTCATCAAGTTCGATATTGTCATTTTTCAGTGCTGCTTGTATATCCATGCCGGCTTCTTAGAACGAATAAAATTTATAGTTAAGTGCACCATAGATGCTGCCGGCATTAAAATTGGTCTCTTTATCTCTCAACGTCAGGTAGTGACGGTAGGCAAGCTCGATCTCAAGGTCAACAGGCAGTAGAAAAATGAACCCTGTCTGCAAGCCGCCCATAAAGGCTGTTATGGACTTGTCATTAATTTCGGCGGTGTTTGAACCCAGGCGTATGCCGAAAAAGAATTTGGCTGTTGACTTGGCGATAACATTAAACTCGTTACTGATACCGTCAAGTGCCAAATAGATATTGTTTGTGGAAGTAATATTACCGTCAATATTGTCTGCCGCGGTATACCCCAGGTAGATACGGGCATTTTTTTCCTGAAGACCGATCTTCCCACCGTATTCCGGGCCAAATTCATAGTCACTGTCGATATCACTGCTTGTAAATTTTGCACCGGTGACACCGCCGTCAATACCGGCAAACCACGCTGCGTCGTCTGCGAATAGGGAGAGAGGAAGAATGAACAGTAAAAAGAGAGTCAGGAATTTCATCGGATAGTGCCTTCAAAGAGATGTTTTTTTGAATCTTTATCATATAACACAAGCGCTCAAAGAAAACTTCATCTCCGCCGCTATGTAATGATTTTGAAACAATAATCACCGTAATGGTAATGGAAGAGAAGAGGGTGCGCTTCTTTAAAGCAGGTGCCCCATTTCATCTTTTTTGACTTGAAGGTACCCTTCATTGTGTATATTCGGATCGATGATGATCGGCAGTCTTTCAATGATCTCGATGTTCTCCAAAGAGTTGATCTTGGCAGGATTGTTGGTGAGCAGACGTATCTTTTTGATGCCGAAGTGTTCCAAAACGGTGGTCACGATCTCATAGGTGCGTTCATCTGCCGCAAAGCCGAGCTGGTGGTTGGCTTCGACGGTATTGAAACCTTTGTCCTGCAGCGCATAGGCGTTGATTTTGTTCAGCAGGCCGATATTGCGTCCCTCCTGCCGAAGGTAGATCACCATACCGCCCTCTTTTTCTATGGTGCTAAGCGCGAACTCCAGCTGGTCACGGCAGTCGCATTTCAGGCTGCCTATGGCATCACCGGTAAGGCATTCGGAATGGACGCGGACAATCGGTGTTTCATCAAGGGGTTCTTTAAAGATGACCAAATGCTCTTTGTGCCCCTCTTTAAACGCTTTGACTTTAAAGTCGCCGAAACGCGACGGAAGATTTGCTACATCAGAAATTTTTATATTCATACTTTTTATTCTACTTACTTTAATGATCGAATTGCTACTATTAGGCACCCGAATTATACCTAAATAAGAGCTATTCGACCTGTGGCGACTGTTAAAACCCTGTGCGGATACCAAAATCTATTTAGTTGTGGTTCTATTAATCATGTTTTTAAAAGGCTTTTTATGTTCCAACGATTTCGTCGCAACCGTTTAAATCCCCATCTCCGCGCACTTGTACGTGAGACGCATGTCTCCAAAGATGATTTTATTTATCCTCTTTTCGTGCGTCCTGGAGAGGGGATCAAAACAGAGGTTGCGTCGATGCCGGGTGTCTATCAGATGAGTATCGACGAGGCAGTTAAAGAGTGTGAAGAGCTCAAAGATCTGGGACTTTACTCGATCATCCTTTTCGGTATTCCGGAGGTTAAAGACTCTGTCGGTTCAGATGCCCTCTGCGAACACGGGATCATTGCCGAAGCGGTCCGTGCCATTAAAAAGGCGCACCCAGACATGTTCGTCGTGACGGACCTCTGTTTTTGTGAATATACCGACCATGGCCACTGCGGGATCATCGACCATGTCCATGGAACGGTAGACAACGATGCCACCCTTGAGATCTCCGGCAAACAGGCTTTGGTCCATGCCAAGGCCGGTGCCGATATGATCGCACCGTCGGGGATGATGGACGGCATCATCGAGACACTGCGCAAAGCACTGGATGAAGGCGGTTATGAAAATCTGCCGATCATGAGCTATTCGACAAAATTCGCAAGCGGTTATTACGGTCCGTTCCGTGATGTGGCCGAGTCGACACCCTCTTTCGGTGACAGAGGTTCCTACCAGATGGATCCGGCCAACCGCCGTGAAGCGATCAATGAGAGTATTGCCGATGAGATGCAGGGTGCGGATATCCTTATGGTTAAACCGGCCCTTGCCTATCTCGACATCATCCGGGATATTAAAGAGAACACCCGTCTTCCATTGGCTATCTACAATGTCAGCGGTGAGTACGCGATGCTCAAATACGCGGGTGAGAAAGGGCTGATCGATTATGAACGTGTCATGATGGAGACGATGATCAGTTTCAAACGTGCCGGCGCAGATATCATCATCTCGTACCATGCCAAAGAAGTAGCGAAGCTTCTAGGATAAAAGACGTAGATGACCGAGACCATACTCTACTTTCTGAGCCGTTTTAGTGTCAAATTTAAAGTCGGTTTTATCATCCTCTTCCTGATTACCGGGATTGTTTTTTGGAACCTTTCCTACATCTCGATGAACTACGATGCTTATGAACAAAAGATAAGCGTATCGGAGTCACTGGAGAAAGCGAGAGCGATTGAGGAGTTGATGACGCTCTTTCAGGAAGAGAGACGCGCCGCACTTGATTTTTTATATGTCGATCATGACCCGAAAGTATTTGACACTGCTGCTGAGAAGACAACAGACAAGCTTGCATCGATGCAGGGATTTATGCAGCAGTGCCGGTATGAGAAGAAGCGTACGGTTATCAAGCAGACCCTTTCCAAACTTCCTTCCATCCGTCAGGAGATCCTTTCCGGGAACCTGAACGGAACCGAAGCAGTCCGCTTCTATACGGATGGGATCATCAAACATCTTATCGATATTGTTGCCCTGATGACAAAGCAAAACAGCAGTGACGGGTTTATGGCCTATTTTGACATTATGAATGGTATTGAGTACAGTGCCCTGGAGACAGACCTGACGATGGCAGTGATGGGAGAGGGGATCGTCACTGAAGATCTTTTTGAAGTCATCATGATCATTGAGGGCAAAGCCCAAAGCGCGCTTGATGACTTCAGGCGTTTTGCTGATACTCTGGCTTTGAACAAGCTCTATTCAAGCTATCGTAACGGCGATTTTGTCGAGATGAATATTCAAAAAGAGAACTTCCGCAACCATATCTTTAAAGGAACCAGCGATATTTTTGACCTGCTATCCTGGAATCGTACGACCAAGACCCATATCCGAAATCTGCGGCTGATCTCTGATTTTGAGTATGATTTTCTTTCGACGCAGTTAAGCCGGGAGATCGGGCGTTATCAAATGAAGCTCTATCAGGATGTCGCGATGTTGCTCATGCCGATCATGATCGTTGGATTGATCGCCTATTTTATTTTTTTGGATATCAACGTAGCATTGCGGACAATGCTCAATTTTTTACGTAATAGCCGCTTGGACGATACGAAAAAAGAGCGGTTTCTGCTTTTGAAATCGCCCAGTGAACTCGGGCAGGTCTATCGGCAGCTCTTTGCTTTCAATACGAAGATCAACAAACAGATCAAGATCATCCGCCAAAACTATGAATATGATGCGTTGACCGCACTGCCAAATCGTGTTAAGTTGTTGAGCGTTCTGGACAAGGCTTTAAAAGAGAAAAAAGAGTTTACGCTGCTCTATATCGATATCTATAACTTTTCACTTATCAATGACTCTTTCGGACAAGTGGTCGGTGATATCTACCTGAAAGAGGCGGCTGAGGTACTGAAAGGACTGGTCAAGGAGGTGGCCAAGAATCCGTTGATGAAACTGCAGGTCTATCGCATGGGTTCGGACGAGTTTGTGATCGTATGTGCCAACCAGCAGTATATTTCGCGTGTTGTTGAAGCCTTGAGCAATACCTACCTGGTTAACTACAACGGCATCGCAATGCCGTTGACCTTTACCTTCGGACTGGCCAATAGCAGTGAGAAATCGACAAGCAGTTCCATTCTGACCCAGGCGGAATTAGCTGTTAAAGATGCTGTAAAACATCAGCAACGTTACAGTGTCTATGACGGGGATGACTCTTATAAAGTCAAATACAAGACAAACCTGGAATGGGTAAAACGCATTAAAAGTGCTTTTGAACGAAATCAATTTGCAACCTATTTTCAACCTATTGTCTCTACCAAAGATGGAAGTCGCGTTAAATTCGAAGTATTGGTCCGTCTGCGTGAAGAGGAGTCGGACATTGTTCTGCCTTATGAGTTTCTGCCTGTCTTGCAGAAGATGGGGCTTGAGAAACGGTTGACCAAGGTGATCATCGATCAAAGCTTTGAGCTCATGCACCATTGTAAAAATGATATCTCTATTAATATGACGCGTGATGATCTGGATGAAGACATGCTGCGTTATTTGGAGACCAGTCTGCATCTGCATAAGGTTGATGCATCCAGTGTTTCCATCGAACTGGTTGAAACGGAAGAGCTGCTGCAAGAACGGTATATCAAGATCATTCAAAGGATCAAAGCATTGGGATGCAAGATATCGATCGATGATTTTGGAACGGGTTATTCAAATTTTGCCTATCTTACAAAGATCATGCCCGATTTTATCAAGATAGACGGTTCTCTGATCAAAGATATTGATGTCAATGTCCAAAACCGTAGCATTGTCGAAGGGATAGTCGATCTGGCACACTCACTTGATATCAAATTGATCGCAGAATTCGTAAGTACGCCC
Encoded proteins:
- the rsmG gene encoding 16S rRNA (guanine(527)-N(7))-methyltransferase RsmG, with the protein product MDIQAALKNDNIELDEQFFKYVERYKEHLKKWNKIHNLTGAKNDELIDKFIYDAVYPVSFLPEVKTILDIGTGAGFPGMILAFALPQTEVILCEPLQKRASFLQFIKADLGLKNVTVANCRVEELEPRPIELVTSRAVTDTKMLMQLSKPFVHEGSRLLFYKGEKVFDEVDPALKHQIIQTKKRHYLIIEI
- the ribA gene encoding GTP cyclohydrolase II; this encodes MNIKISDVANLPSRFGDFKVKAFKEGHKEHLVIFKEPLDETPIVRVHSECLTGDAIGSLKCDCRDQLEFALSTIEKEGGMVIYLRQEGRNIGLLNKINAYALQDKGFNTVEANHQLGFAADERTYEIVTTVLEHFGIKKIRLLTNNPAKINSLENIEIIERLPIIIDPNIHNEGYLQVKKDEMGHLL
- the hemB gene encoding porphobilinogen synthase, with the translated sequence MFQRFRRNRLNPHLRALVRETHVSKDDFIYPLFVRPGEGIKTEVASMPGVYQMSIDEAVKECEELKDLGLYSIILFGIPEVKDSVGSDALCEHGIIAEAVRAIKKAHPDMFVVTDLCFCEYTDHGHCGIIDHVHGTVDNDATLEISGKQALVHAKAGADMIAPSGMMDGIIETLRKALDEGGYENLPIMSYSTKFASGYYGPFRDVAESTPSFGDRGSYQMDPANRREAINESIADEMQGADILMVKPALAYLDIIRDIKENTRLPLAIYNVSGEYAMLKYAGEKGLIDYERVMMETMISFKRAGADIIISYHAKEVAKLLG
- a CDS encoding EAL domain-containing protein, with product MTETILYFLSRFSVKFKVGFIILFLITGIVFWNLSYISMNYDAYEQKISVSESLEKARAIEELMTLFQEERRAALDFLYVDHDPKVFDTAAEKTTDKLASMQGFMQQCRYEKKRTVIKQTLSKLPSIRQEILSGNLNGTEAVRFYTDGIIKHLIDIVALMTKQNSSDGFMAYFDIMNGIEYSALETDLTMAVMGEGIVTEDLFEVIMIIEGKAQSALDDFRRFADTLALNKLYSSYRNGDFVEMNIQKENFRNHIFKGTSDIFDLLSWNRTTKTHIRNLRLISDFEYDFLSTQLSREIGRYQMKLYQDVAMLLMPIMIVGLIAYFIFLDINVALRTMLNFLRNSRLDDTKKERFLLLKSPSELGQVYRQLFAFNTKINKQIKIIRQNYEYDALTALPNRVKLLSVLDKALKEKKEFTLLYIDIYNFSLINDSFGQVVGDIYLKEAAEVLKGLVKEVAKNPLMKLQVYRMGSDEFVIVCANQQYISRVVEALSNTYLVNYNGIAMPLTFTFGLANSSEKSTSSSILTQAELAVKDAVKHQQRYSVYDGDDSYKVKYKTNLEWVKRIKSAFERNQFATYFQPIVSTKDGSRVKFEVLVRLREEESDIVLPYEFLPVLQKMGLEKRLTKVIIDQSFELMHHCKNDISINMTRDDLDEDMLRYLETSLHLHKVDASSVSIELVETEELLQERYIKIIQRIKALGCKISIDDFGTGYSNFAYLTKIMPDFIKIDGSLIKDIDVNVQNRSIVEGIVDLAHSLDIKLIAEFVSTPQIYAIIQELGIEYAQGFYFGKAESCDVILEKEGKK